The sequence CCTCGCCGGGGGTTCTGCGCGACACCTGGATCACCACCGGCTCGCTGGAGAACCTGATCCGGGACGCGCGCGAGAAGGAACCGCGGTCGGTGCTCGACGGGGACCGCGTGCTGCTCGATGACCTCGAAAAGGTGCTGTGCGAGATCACGGCGAAGGGCGCGCGCCCCGTCGAGGAACCCGACGTCACCGTGCTGCTCACCGGCACCATGATCGACGGCGAGACCACCCGGTTCGACGACGCGCTCGGGAACCTGGTGCGGGACACCGAACACCGGATGCTGTTCCGCTTCTGCGGTCCACTGTGGACCGATGGGGTGGAGGCGCCGCTCGCGCTGGCGGCGCGCTCCACCGCGTCGTTCCCGGGCGCGTTCGAGCTGTCCCGGATGCCGATCGGCACCAGTGGCACCGACCGGCTGCACCCCGACATGACGCCCTACACCGAGCTGACCCGCTCGCACTGGCTGACCGACGGCGGGGTGCTGCTGAACAAGCCGTTGCGGCCGGCGCTGCGCGAGATCTTCGAGCGCCCGTCGCACGCGGACGTCCGGCGGCTGCTGCTCTACGTCGTGCCGACCGGGGAAAAGGTCGCCGACGCCGTCGATTGCGACGCGGCGAACCCGCCGCTGCTGTCGAACGCGATGGCCAAGGTCGTCAACACCGTGATGAGCCAGTCGATCAGCGCCGAGCTGGACGACCTGACCCGCCACAACGACGCCGTGCTGCGCGCCAGGGACACCCGGGTTTCGCTGGCCGCGCTGGGTTTGCGCGGTGGGCCCGAATGCCTGGTCGACGCGCGGATCGCCACCGCGTACCGCGAGCGGCGGACCGCCGAGGACGCCGCCGATCTGGTCCGGGCCGCCGCGCGGCGGTATTCGATGTCCGAAGCGGACACCCCGGACCGCGAGTGGGCGTCCGGGATGTCGCGGCAGCTGCGCGAGATCGCCGTCGCCGGGCTGAGCAGTGGTGTGCCGGACCGGCCGCCGTCGGAGAGCCTCGCCGTCGCCGACCTGGTCGGCTACCGGACGACGGCGCTCGACGACGCCGTCGCGACCGGGCTGCAGCTGGTCAACGCCGGGTTCCGGCTCCAGCCGGACGCCGCGAGCGCCCAGGCGCTGAACGACGCCCGGGGCCAGCTGCACGCCGCGCGCTCGACGGCGTCGCGCGGGGTGCGGCTCGGGCAATGGGTGGCCGCGCACGACGGGCCCGGCGCGAGCAGCACCCTCGAGGTGTGGATCCGCGAGCTGGCCGAGGAGTGGGCCGGGCTGGGGCGTTCGGCCGCCGTCGCCGAGGCGTGGCCGAAGGTGGTCGCGGGCCTGCGCACGGCCGCGCCGACGCTGCGGGCGCTGGCCGCCGCCGGGGACGAAGCCGGCACGGTGACCACGCTGCTGGACTGGCTCGCGCTGACCTCCGATGTGGCCGACGACGTGGTCCAGGCGCGGCTGGTGGCCTTGCACGTGGCGACGCGTGGGCTGCTCGCGCAGGCGCCGTCGGTCGACCAGCGGGTCGACCTGGTGCAGGTCAGCGCCGATTCCCGGACGTTGCTGGACCTGACGCGCAGCCGGGCCGAGGACAAGCTGACCGGGCTGCAGGTGAACTACTTCGGCGCGTTCTACAAGGCGTCGTGGCGCGCCAGCGACTGGATGTGGGGCCGCGTCGAC is a genomic window of Amycolatopsis lexingtonensis containing:
- a CDS encoding patatin-like protein; the encoded protein is MTAEPWPQEIRLAVTMVGGASLAIWMGGVATETSQLLRESHGTAAPGRYRKLLDLLRATVSLDVLTGTSAGGINAACLGLAEAFGSSPGVLRDTWITTGSLENLIRDAREKEPRSVLDGDRVLLDDLEKVLCEITAKGARPVEEPDVTVLLTGTMIDGETTRFDDALGNLVRDTEHRMLFRFCGPLWTDGVEAPLALAARSTASFPGAFELSRMPIGTSGTDRLHPDMTPYTELTRSHWLTDGGVLLNKPLRPALREIFERPSHADVRRLLLYVVPTGEKVADAVDCDAANPPLLSNAMAKVVNTVMSQSISAELDDLTRHNDAVLRARDTRVSLAALGLRGGPECLVDARIATAYRERRTAEDAADLVRAAARRYSMSEADTPDREWASGMSRQLREIAVAGLSSGVPDRPPSESLAVADLVGYRTTALDDAVATGLQLVNAGFRLQPDAASAQALNDARGQLHAARSTASRGVRLGQWVAAHDGPGASSTLEVWIRELAEEWAGLGRSAAVAEAWPKVVAGLRTAAPTLRALAAAGDEAGTVTTLLDWLALTSDVADDVVQARLVALHVATRGLLAQAPSVDQRVDLVQVSADSRTLLDLTRSRAEDKLTGLQVNYFGAFYKASWRASDWMWGRVDGAGWLVQCLLDPARLETLRDILGRERFRDELVAAFGPDWRAPDEQDRCTPAEAAQLRAQLNAELAFLGLDADLKPAEFGTERPVSLPVTAMVLARARQAEIAAEELPVVTLASRYDAADRKGIGEALAKEREPADAGGAQARFQACRVSAEKLAGEQGTARLTRTLVALGAATVNAGTVAFRLPGGWLRTVAGILRTVARSSAKVSQGASRLGTAGSLAAGVLALLAGLVLGNNGGAVLQWVGLPVLAGAVVYLATALLTMGHLARRLFAALGVLVVAALLLAAFLPPLAQPFFGWLGGVVAGWRRGDGAVWWLVVSGLLILPAVVMPVSAIVRGVRHRKRA